The genomic segment TTTCTGAATGGTGAAAGTTGTGTGCATCAGTCCCGCGAGTACGGGCTGAGGTCGTTTTCTATGTTTAAAATGCGCATGAAAATGCAAATGCGAAATATACGCATTGTGATTAGCGCTGTAAACAGATGTTTCAAACGTAAATGAAATTATGTTTCAACGGTTTTACCCATGAGAGCGGTCACTCTCCAGCCAGCTAATGAGGAATAAGGAAAGAAATCGAGGGATAAAGTTGAAAGGACAAGAGAAACTCGCTCATACTCTTCAGTTGTGTCACACAATTGCACAGGCGTTTATTATAGAGCGGACGCATCACGCCAGATTAAACAAAAAAGGAAAAGGTCATGGCTGAAGAAACCATTTTCAGTAAAATTATTCGCCGCGAAATCCCGTCGGATATCGTCTATCAGGATGAGCTGGTGACGGCTTTCCGCGACATTTCACCTCAGGCACCGACGCACATCCTTATTATTCCCAATATTCTGATTCCTACCGTCAATGACGTAAAAATCGAGCATGAAGTGGCGTTAGGTCGTATGCTCACTGTGGCCGCGAAAATTGCCCGGCAGGAAGGGATTGCGCAGGACGGTTACCGTCTGATCATGAACTGTAATCACCACGGTGGTCAGGAAGTCTATCATATCCACATGCATCTTCTGGGTGGCCGTCCACTGGGGCCGATGCTGGCACATAAAGGTCTTTAACATGTTTCGTGGGCGTATTGCAGCGCTGGTAATAGCAATGATGATGGTTGGGTGCAGTGCGCGTCCTGCAATCCCGGTCAGCGATGAACAGACCCTGGTGATGGAGGCCACTGTACTGGCCGCAGGTATCACGGCAGAGCAGCCTGTGTTAACCATCAGTGAAATCCAGTCTTCTGCTTCTTCTACGCTCTTTAACGAAAGAAACGAGCCAGTGACGGTGCACTACCGTTTTTACTGGTATGACGTAAGAGGCCTTGAAATGCATCCACTTGAAGCGCCACGAAGCGTCACCCTTCCGGCCGGTAAATCGGTAACGCTCTATGGCAGCGCCAACTATTTGGGCGCACATAAGGTGAGACTTTATCTTTATTTGTAAGGGGTGAATCTTGATTAAAAATATGAGCCGTTATGCGCTCGTGACGGCATTTGCACTTTTTTTAGCCGGGTGTGTAACCCGTACCGATCAACCCGCACCTGTCGATGAGGTAAAACCGGGCACTGAGCAGCCCACT from the unidentified bacterial endosymbiont genome contains:
- the hinT gene encoding purine nucleoside phosphoramidase; translated protein: MAEETIFSKIIRREIPSDIVYQDELVTAFRDISPQAPTHILIIPNILIPTVNDVKIEHEVALGRMLTVAAKIARQEGIAQDGYRLIMNCNHHGGQEVYHIHMHLLGGRPLGPMLAHKGL
- a CDS encoding YcfL family protein; amino-acid sequence: MFRGRIAALVIAMMMVGCSARPAIPVSDEQTLVMEATVLAAGITAEQPVLTISEIQSSASSTLFNERNEPVTVHYRFYWYDVRGLEMHPLEAPRSVTLPAGKSVTLYGSANYLGAHKVRLYLYL